Proteins encoded together in one Microplitis mediator isolate UGA2020A chromosome 7, iyMicMedi2.1, whole genome shotgun sequence window:
- the LOC130670900 gene encoding uncharacterized protein LOC130670900, producing the protein MRMVKLMSYPFKVLNARRGHSADCLISDWRLKSQLTPPETSLAHRNLDTSKGNGLEENSNMNVRKFKINSSLETIKIDRGVSEYWSNMLRYHWPIAVQSTCLIIIIVLLGPWIGLRCNQDFDFNSNENKFSLWPPFNSMPSYSSFRAGRYNYGGCNYGLYCGGIKTADGELVRRKASFLKRKRNHKELID; encoded by the exons atgagaatggTCAAATTAATGAGTTatccatttaaagttttaaatgcCCGCCGTGGGCATTCTGCAGATTGTTTAATTTCCGATTGGAg ACTAAAATCACAACTGACACCACCAGAAACGTCACTAGCGCATAGAAACTTGGATACAAGTAAAGGTAATGGATTAGAAGAAAACTCGAATATGAACGTCAGAAAATTCAAGATAAACTCAAGTCTAGAGACTATAAAG ATCGATCGAGGTGTCAGTGAATATTGGAGCAACATGTTGCGCTACCATTGGCCAATTGCCGTTCAAAGTAcatgtttaattataattattgtacttCTTGGACCGTGGATTGGATTGAGATGCAACCAAGACtttgattttaattcaaatgaaaataaattttcactttGGCCGCCTTTTAATTCTATGCCATCTTACTCTAGTTTTAGAGCTGGCAGATACAA CTACGGTGGTTGTAATTATGGACTATATTGTGGTGGTATAAAAACAGCTGATGGCGAACTAGTGCGGAGGAAAGCAAGCTTTTTGAAGCGTAAGAGAAACCACAAAGAGTTGATCGACTAA